Proteins encoded together in one Apteryx mantelli isolate bAptMan1 unplaced genomic scaffold, bAptMan1.hap1 HAP1_SCAFFOLD_20, whole genome shotgun sequence window:
- the LOC136996126 gene encoding olfactory receptor 14A16-like — LNDFLLLAFADTRELQLLHFSLFLGIYLAALLGNGLIITAVACDHHLHIPMYFFLLNLSLLDLGSISTTVPKSIANSLRNTRAISYSGCAAQIFLFAFFMSAEYSLLTVMAYDRYVAICKPLHYGTLMGSRACVKAAAAAWASGFLNALLHTANTFSMPLCQGNVVDQFFCEIPQILKLSCSDSYLREVGVIAISACLFFGCFVFIVLSYVQIFSAVLRIPSEQGRHKAFSMCLPHLAVVSLFISTGMFAYLKPPSLSSPALDLVVTVLYSVVPPTANPLIYSMRNKELKDALKK; from the coding sequence ctgaatgatttcctcctcctggcatttgcggacacacgggagctgcagctcttgcatttctcgctcttcctgggcatctacctggctgccctcctgggcaacggcctcatcatcacagccgtagcctgtgaccaccacctccacattcccatgtacttcttcctcctcaacctctccctcctcgaccttggctccatctccaccactgtccctaaatccatagccaattccctgaggaacaccagggccatttcctactcaggatgtgctgcccagatatttttatttgcctttttcatgtcagctgagtattctctcctcacagtcatggcctatgaccgctatgttgccatctgcaagcccctgcactacgggaccctcatgggcagcagagcttgtgtcaaggcggcagcagctgcctgggccagtggtttcctcaatgctctcctgcacactgctaacacattttcaatgccactctgccaaggcaatgtcgtggaccagttcttctgtgaaatcccacagatcctcaagctctcctgctcagactcctacctcagggaagttggggttattgcaattagtgcctgtttattcttcggatgttttgttttcattgtgctgtcctacgtgcagatcttctctgctgtgctgaggatcccctctgagcagggccggcacaaagccttttccatgtgcctccctcacttggccgtggtctccctgtttatcagcactggcatgtttgcctacctgaagcccccctccctctcctctccagctctggatctggtggtgactgttctgtactcagtggtgcctcctacagcgaaccccctcatctacagcatgaggaacaaggagctcaaagatgcactgaagaaa